The genomic stretch GCGGCATGTCCTTCGCCCACTTCGCCCTGCGCCCGTCGCTTCCGGTGCTGGAATCCCCCCAGCCGCTGCGCCTGTGGCAGCAGGTCTTTCCACGCTTCTTCCGCCTTGTCTGGACGGCCATCGTCACTCTTCTGGCAACGGGTTACGGACTTATTTTCACAATGTACGGCAGCTTCGCCGCCGCCCCCCTCGCCGTCCATCTGATGCAGGGAACGGGGTTGGCCATGATGGGGCTGTTCGTCTTTTTGTTCACCCGACCCTACGCCCGCTTCCGGGCGGCGGCCGTTGCCGGGAACTGGCCGGAAGCGGCGAAGCACCAGGCGCAGGTCCGCGGCATCGTCCACATCAATCTGTATCTGGGACTGGCGACCGTCGCCCTGGGGGCCTCCGGCCGTTTCTGGTGAGGGCTACAAGAGGCCCTTCAGCCGCGCCCGGAGAAAGGCGATCAGGGTGAAGGAGTCGGTGATGCGGCCATCGGACGCCATCGCCTCGAACTCGGGTACCGAGACCGTTAGAATATCGCGGATGGCTTCCGCCTTCTCGGGCAGGCCGACGGATTCCAACCGCGCCAGAAAGAAGGCTGCGACCTCGTCCGACAGGCCCGAACTCAGATAAGCCTGGCCAAGATCGATCATCTCCGTGATCTTGGCGCCGATTTCTTCCTCCAACTCCAAGCGGGCCCCCTCCTCCGGGCTCAGGCCGGGCGTACCGAAACCGCGCGGCGTTTCCAACAGGAAAGCCCGCAACGGGTGGCGGAAGATGCGGATCAGGACGATTTTGTCGCCCAGCAGCGGCAGGGCGGAGACCGCCGGCAGGTATTCCGGACGCACCACTACCCGGTGGTAAGTCCCGACGTGTCCATCGGGAAAGCGCACCGGATCGCGGATCACCCGCCAGAACTGGTTTTCCTCGCGCAATCCCAGGGCGGCGTAATCGGCAGGATGGCCGGCTGCCACCAAGCGGGCGGCGCTGGCTTGGCGGGCCACCTCGGCTTCTCCGGGGTCGGTGAGAATCTCGATGATGCCGTCGTTGTCGGTCATCGCACCGGTCGGCCGCGGAAGCGGGCCGCGTTGTCGCTGTCGAGGCGTACGGTCAGGTGAAGGGCTCCATCCTCGCCGGATTCCCGCGATACCACTTCGCCATGGCGGTAGAGCCATGCCAGGGTTGCACCATCCTCGGGAGGAAGGACCACTTCCAGGGTTTCGGCTGCGGCCGCCAAGCGGGCGTCGATGGCCGCCAGCAGGTCGGCGCAGCCCTCACCGGTATGGGCGGAAACCAGGGCGACGGCAGGCTCCTCCCGCCGCGCCTTGTTGCCGAGAACCTCGCGTTCCTCGGGGGGCAGCAAGTCGATCTTGTTCAGGACCTCGATCAGGCGGCCCGGCAGGGATGGCTCCAGCCCCAGTTCCTTCAGCACGTCTTCCACGTCCTGGCGCTGTGCCTCGGCATCGGGGTGGGAGGCATCGCGGACGTGCAGGACGATGTCCGCCTCCTGGACCTCCTCCAAGGTCGCGTGGAAGGCATTGACCAGTTCGTGGGGCAGATCGGAGATGAACCCCACGGTATCCGACAAGATCGCCATGCGGCCGGAAGGCAGCGCCAAGCCCCGCATGGTGGGATCAAGGGTGGCGAAAAGCTGATCCTTGGCAAAGACTTCCGACAAGGTCAGTCGATTGAACAGAGTCGATTTGCCGGCGTTGGTGTAACCCACCAGCGCGACGACGGGATAGGGGACCCGACGACGCGCCTTGCGGTGGAGGCCGCGGGTGCGCGCCACCTCCTCCAACTCCTTCTTGAGGCGGACGATGCGTTCGCCGATCAGGCGGCGGTCGGTCTCGATCTGGGTTTCACCGGGACCGCCCAGGAACCCGAATCCGCCCCTCTGGCGTTCCAGGTGGGTCCAGGATCGCACCAGGCGGGACCGCTGGAAGGTCAGGGAAGCCAACTCGACCTGCAGCCGCCCTTCACGGGTGCGGGCCCGAGCGCCGAAGATTTCCAGGATCAGGCCGGTGCGGTCGATGACCTTGCACTTCCAGGCCCGCTCCAGGTTGCGTTGCTGGACCGGCGACAGCGGCCCATCGACCACCGCGACCGCAACCTCGAAATCCGCGATCAGCCCGCCCAGACGCTCCACCGCCCCGCTACCCAGGAGGGTGGCGGGCCGGATATCGGAGACGTTGACGACCTCGGAATGGACGATCTCCAACCCGATGGCCTCGGCCAGTCGCATGGCCTCTTCCAGCCGCGCGGCTGGCGCACGACGCGCTTCGCCGGCATCGTAACGGCCGGCCTTGACGTGCGGATGCACGACCACACAACGCTCACCCATGGGGCGGCGTATCCTGTCGTGCCGGGAAAACCCCGCCGGTCAGGTGGAACTGCCCGCCACTTCGGCTTCCGGCTCGAAGAGCTGAACCGGGGTCGAAGGCATCACGGTCGAGATGGCGTGCTTGTAGACCAGTTGGGTATGCCCATCTCGCCGCAACAGGACCGAGAAATTATCGAACCAGGTGACCACGCCCTGCAGCTTCACGCCGTTGACCAGGAAGATGGTGACGGGTGTCTTTTGCTTCCGGATGTAGTTCAAAAAGACGTCTTGTACGTTTTGCGAACGCTCGGAGGACATTGGTTTGTTCTCCCCCCCTTTTTTTCGGTTATCCCACCGGAACCTGACGGAAAACCGAAAATTGCTCCCCCCGATTTCCCGCCGATGGTCGGCGCACCTTACAGGCTTCTGACCAGAATGGAAAGGGCTTCGCAGCTACCCACGTGAATTGCGGGGGGAAAGGCTGAGAACTCCTCATCGATAGGCGGGGTTTCCCGGACCAGGACCGGGATACAACCGGCATTGAGGCCGCATTCCATGTCGACCCCGGTGTCGCCGACGAACCAGACGTCCGGGCCGGCCTGCACGCCGCTGCCTTCCAGGGCGAGGTAGACGGGTTCGGGAGCCGGCTTGTCGCGGTCGGCGTCGAAGGCTCCGACGATGCGCCCGAAGAAGCCGTCCCAGCCCAGGTGGCGGGCCTCGTCGCGCAGGTAGTCGCCCTTCTTGTTGCTTACCACCCCCAGGTAGAACCCGGCGGCCCGCAGGGCGGCCAGCATGGCCTCGGCCCCCGGCAGGGGCGTCACTGTCACCAGGTGGCGGGCGGCGAAGCGTTCGTAGAATACCCTTCCGGCCTCCTCCCACCGGTCTCCGAACAGTTCCGGATAGCTGTCGCGCATGGACTTGCGCACCCGGGCCTTGGTTTCCTCGAACGTCCAGGGCGGCAGGCCAAAGGATTCCAGGGTATGGTTGTTGGCGTCGTGGATGGCCGGCCAGGAATCGATCAGGGTATTGTCCCAATCGAAGACCAGGGCGCGCGGACGCTGCCGGGAAGAGGTCACGGGAGGCGCCCCTCCATATGCTCGACGTAGAGGTCGAGCAGCCGAAGGGCCACCGGGCCCGGCTTCCCGTCGCCGACCTTCTTGCCATCCAGGGAGACGATGGGCTTCACCAGGGTAGTGGACCCGGTGGCGAAGGCTTCGCGGGCTACCTTGGCCTCGGCCATGGTGAACGGACGCTCGGCGAAACGGATGCCTTCCTCCTTCATCAGGCGCAACAGCACGGCGCGGGTGATGCCGCCCAAGATACCTTCATCCAGATGCCTGGTGACCAGATCCCCGCCCTTGGTGACGATCCAGGCGTTGGAGGACGACCCCTCGGTGACGCGGCCTTCGGCGTCCACCAGCCAAGCCTCATAGGCCCCCTTCTCTTTGGCCGCCTGCTTGGCCATCACATTGGCAATCAGCGATATCGTCTTGATGTCGCAGCGCTTCCAGCGAATATCCGGGACGGTGACCACGGCGACGCCTTTGGCTTGGACAGCCTTGTCGAAAGGTGGACGCCGACGCACCGTGACCACCAAGCTGC from Magnetospirillum sp. WYHS-4 encodes the following:
- a CDS encoding D-amino-acid transaminase; translated protein: MPRTAYVNGRYVPHGEAVVHIEDRGYQFADGVYEVIAVHGGRLVDTDGHLDRLDRSLREMRMAWPLGRRALGVVLSEVVRRNGFRDATLYLQVTRGVAPRDHAFPAHAGSSLVVTVRRRPPFDKAVQAKGVAVVTVPDIRWKRCDIKTISLIANVMAKQAAKEKGAYEAWLVDAEGRVTEGSSSNAWIVTKGGDLVTRHLDEGILGGITRAVLLRLMKEEGIRFAERPFTMAEAKVAREAFATGSTTLVKPIVSLDGKKVGDGKPGPVALRLLDLYVEHMEGRLP
- a CDS encoding HAD family hydrolase gives rise to the protein MTSSRQRPRALVFDWDNTLIDSWPAIHDANNHTLESFGLPPWTFEETKARVRKSMRDSYPELFGDRWEEAGRVFYERFAARHLVTVTPLPGAEAMLAALRAAGFYLGVVSNKKGDYLRDEARHLGWDGFFGRIVGAFDADRDKPAPEPVYLALEGSGVQAGPDVWFVGDTGVDMECGLNAGCIPVLVRETPPIDEEFSAFPPAIHVGSCEALSILVRSL
- the hfq gene encoding RNA chaperone Hfq → MSSERSQNVQDVFLNYIRKQKTPVTIFLVNGVKLQGVVTWFDNFSVLLRRDGHTQLVYKHAISTVMPSTPVQLFEPEAEVAGSST
- the hflX gene encoding GTPase HflX; amino-acid sequence: MGERCVVVHPHVKAGRYDAGEARRAPAARLEEAMRLAEAIGLEIVHSEVVNVSDIRPATLLGSGAVERLGGLIADFEVAVAVVDGPLSPVQQRNLERAWKCKVIDRTGLILEIFGARARTREGRLQVELASLTFQRSRLVRSWTHLERQRGGFGFLGGPGETQIETDRRLIGERIVRLKKELEEVARTRGLHRKARRRVPYPVVALVGYTNAGKSTLFNRLTLSEVFAKDQLFATLDPTMRGLALPSGRMAILSDTVGFISDLPHELVNAFHATLEEVQEADIVLHVRDASHPDAEAQRQDVEDVLKELGLEPSLPGRLIEVLNKIDLLPPEEREVLGNKARREEPAVALVSAHTGEGCADLLAAIDARLAAAAETLEVVLPPEDGATLAWLYRHGEVVSRESGEDGALHLTVRLDSDNAARFRGRPVR
- a CDS encoding CopD family protein — translated: MIALLAALHALAAVVWVGGMSFAHFALRPSLPVLESPQPLRLWQQVFPRFFRLVWTAIVTLLATGYGLIFTMYGSFAAAPLAVHLMQGTGLAMMGLFVFLFTRPYARFRAAAVAGNWPEAAKHQAQVRGIVHINLYLGLATVALGASGRFW
- a CDS encoding NUDIX hydrolase, which codes for MTDNDGIIEILTDPGEAEVARQASAARLVAAGHPADYAALGLREENQFWRVIRDPVRFPDGHVGTYHRVVVRPEYLPAVSALPLLGDKIVLIRIFRHPLRAFLLETPRGFGTPGLSPEEGARLELEEEIGAKITEMIDLGQAYLSSGLSDEVAAFFLARLESVGLPEKAEAIRDILTVSVPEFEAMASDGRITDSFTLIAFLRARLKGLL